A stretch of the Tardiphaga sp. 709 genome encodes the following:
- a CDS encoding glutathione S-transferase family protein has product MTATDLVLHHYPRSPFAEKVRVAFGLKGLSWRSVIQPRIAPKPELVPLTGGYRRIPVLQIGADIYCDTRRILAELERRFPEPTLYPTGTRGQADIIAAWADSALFANALGLVFGLNGDRFPPELHADRASFTSGKFDGWDSVKMREQIPALRNQFRIHLAWLSDWLAHGDAFLLGNAPSLADIAVYHPLWYARGNLGESEGLAEYPRVLAWMDRVASLGHGAVEELLPEQALETARFCQPAATPRAAYDDGAADQHGPFAEGMMVSVTSTDWGFDSVIGAFVSAGHDSIALRRDDPDVGATVVHFPRAGFAIARI; this is encoded by the coding sequence GTGACGGCGACCGATCTTGTTCTGCATCACTATCCGCGTTCGCCGTTTGCCGAGAAAGTGCGCGTCGCCTTCGGATTGAAGGGCTTGTCTTGGCGCTCGGTGATCCAGCCGCGGATTGCACCGAAGCCAGAGCTTGTGCCGCTCACCGGAGGCTATCGCCGCATTCCGGTGCTGCAGATCGGCGCGGATATCTATTGCGATACGCGCCGTATTCTGGCCGAACTCGAGCGGCGTTTTCCCGAGCCGACGCTTTATCCGACGGGCACGCGCGGCCAGGCCGATATCATCGCGGCCTGGGCCGATAGCGCGCTCTTCGCCAATGCTCTTGGACTGGTCTTCGGCCTGAACGGAGATCGTTTCCCGCCGGAGCTGCATGCTGATCGCGCGAGTTTCACGTCAGGCAAGTTCGATGGCTGGGACAGCGTGAAGATGCGCGAGCAGATTCCTGCGCTGCGCAACCAGTTTCGCATTCATCTTGCCTGGCTCAGCGATTGGCTTGCGCATGGCGACGCATTCCTGCTCGGCAACGCGCCGTCACTTGCCGACATCGCCGTCTACCACCCGCTCTGGTACGCGCGCGGCAATCTCGGTGAGAGCGAAGGTCTTGCCGAGTATCCACGTGTGCTTGCGTGGATGGATCGGGTGGCGTCGCTGGGGCACGGAGCGGTTGAGGAGCTGTTGCCCGAGCAGGCGCTGGAGACGGCGCGGTTTTGCCAACCTGCAGCGACGCCTCGTGCGGCTTACGATGACGGAGCGGCTGATCAGCATGGGCCCTTTGCGGAAGGCATGATGGTATCGGTCACGTCGACCGATTGGGGCTTCGATTCCGTCATTGGTGCGTTTGTTTCTGCGGGTCATGACAGCATCGCTTTACGCCGTGACGATCCCGATGTCGGCGCGACGGTTGTACATTTTCCGCGCGCAGGCTTTGCGATTGCTCGAATATGA
- a CDS encoding MFS transporter, with amino-acid sequence MTSAANSSAFKPVAIDPPVSVALVAAMLILTCGHVLSNMLRTTPAVAIDLMSTDLGVTPQTLAALTSAYHFFFALLQIPVGVALDRYSIRTVSLVLFAGTVCGAAIAALSTGPLSFFVSQATIGMATSGMLMCPMTLAAKRLTPAQFGLWSGIILSFGNAGLLLSASPLAYVVEHWGWRAGFWIAAAAAIVVAMLIAVIVPSSRPEGQQRALLGEMVSVLQLGVSRAVRGIVILAFVSLAVQLVLRGLWAGPWLMNIKGLSRIEAGNVLALFTVALVIGPALSGLLDRKLGHRRVLLFTVHLCAAALLLVMALGAPGYPLATLFGLPVMPVAVDTGLLVVIGLLVAMQPLVYAMIRQVVAAENIGKALSAANLSFFLGTAVMQSATSPIAAAWGLPAVLISMAVFLTVCTLVFFVLTRPAAQRGAA; translated from the coding sequence ATGACCAGTGCTGCCAACTCTTCTGCCTTTAAGCCCGTTGCCATCGATCCGCCAGTGAGCGTGGCCCTCGTGGCCGCCATGCTCATTCTGACCTGCGGGCATGTGCTGTCCAACATGCTGCGCACCACGCCTGCGGTCGCGATCGATTTGATGTCGACCGATCTCGGCGTCACGCCGCAGACGCTGGCCGCGCTGACCTCGGCCTATCATTTTTTCTTCGCGCTCCTGCAGATTCCGGTCGGCGTCGCGCTGGATCGCTACAGCATCCGTACGGTGTCGCTCGTGCTGTTCGCCGGTACGGTCTGCGGCGCGGCGATCGCCGCGCTATCGACAGGGCCTCTGTCGTTCTTCGTGTCGCAGGCCACGATCGGCATGGCCACGTCGGGCATGCTGATGTGCCCGATGACGCTCGCGGCCAAGCGGCTGACACCAGCGCAGTTCGGTCTGTGGTCCGGCATCATTCTGTCATTCGGCAATGCGGGGCTGCTTTTGTCTGCCAGTCCGCTGGCTTACGTCGTCGAGCATTGGGGCTGGCGCGCCGGCTTCTGGATTGCGGCGGCAGCGGCTATTGTCGTGGCCATGCTGATCGCGGTTATCGTCCCGTCGTCGCGTCCCGAAGGCCAGCAGCGCGCGCTCCTGGGTGAGATGGTTTCGGTTCTGCAACTCGGTGTCTCCCGCGCGGTGCGCGGTATCGTGATCCTCGCTTTCGTGTCGCTGGCGGTTCAGCTCGTGTTGCGTGGCCTTTGGGCCGGCCCCTGGCTGATGAATATCAAGGGACTATCGCGGATAGAGGCTGGCAATGTACTGGCGTTGTTTACGGTGGCGCTGGTGATTGGGCCGGCGCTGTCGGGCTTGCTCGATCGCAAGCTCGGTCATCGCCGCGTGCTGCTGTTTACGGTCCATCTGTGCGCCGCCGCGCTGCTGCTCGTGATGGCGCTCGGTGCACCGGGCTATCCGTTGGCCACGCTTTTCGGCCTGCCAGTGATGCCCGTGGCAGTCGATACCGGCCTGCTTGTGGTCATCGGCCTTCTCGTGGCGATGCAGCCGCTCGTCTATGCGATGATCCGCCAGGTCGTTGCTGCCGAGAATATTGGCAAAGCGCTCTCTGCGGCAAACCTGTCGTTCTTCCTCGGCACCGCCGTGATGCAATCGGCTACCAGTCCGATTGCTGCCGCTTGGGGATTGCCCGCAGTTTTAATCTCAATGGCGGTATTCCTGACCGTATGCACTCTCGTCTTCTTCGTGTTGACGCGTCCCGCAGCGCAGCGCGGGGCTGCATAA